The Mesorhizobium sp. B1-1-8 genome contains a region encoding:
- the trbB gene encoding P-type conjugative transfer ATPase TrbB, with translation MAASQNGTEGRARSSRMLRTAFGSAITRFLDDPAIVEVMLNPDGRIWVDRLVEGLAETGETLSAADGERIVRLVAHHVGTEVHSRSPRVSAELPDTGERFEGLLPPVVAAPAFAIRKPAVAVFTLADYVAAGIMSTGQAATLRAAVAARANILVAGGTSTGKTTLTNALLAEVANSADRIVIIEDTRELQCTAPNLVAMRTKEGVASLSDLVRSSLRLRPDRIPIGEVRGGEALDLLKAWGTGHPGGIGTIHAGSGIGALRRLEQLIQEAVVTVPRALIAETIHVVAVLSGRGSARRLTELTRVEGLGPDGDYRTSQATLHTTGDHS, from the coding sequence ATGGCTGCTTCGCAAAACGGCACCGAAGGACGAGCGCGCAGTTCGCGCATGCTTCGCACTGCGTTCGGCTCCGCCATCACCCGGTTCCTGGACGATCCGGCCATCGTTGAGGTGATGCTGAACCCCGACGGTCGCATTTGGGTAGACCGCCTTGTGGAAGGTCTGGCCGAGACGGGGGAGACGCTCTCAGCCGCTGACGGCGAGCGCATCGTGCGCCTTGTCGCGCACCATGTCGGCACGGAAGTGCACTCGCGCTCGCCGCGCGTTTCGGCCGAGTTGCCGGATACCGGCGAACGCTTTGAAGGCCTGCTTCCGCCTGTCGTTGCCGCACCGGCCTTCGCGATCCGAAAACCCGCCGTCGCCGTGTTCACCCTCGCTGACTACGTCGCCGCCGGCATCATGAGCACCGGCCAGGCCGCGACATTGCGCGCTGCTGTGGCCGCTCGTGCAAACATCCTCGTCGCCGGCGGCACGTCGACCGGCAAGACGACGCTGACCAACGCTCTGCTCGCCGAAGTAGCCAATAGTGCGGATCGGATCGTCATCATCGAAGATACCCGCGAGCTGCAATGCACGGCGCCCAACCTAGTCGCCATGCGGACCAAGGAAGGCGTCGCCTCTCTCTCCGACCTGGTCCGCTCCTCGCTCCGCCTGCGGCCGGACCGCATTCCCATCGGCGAGGTCCGCGGCGGCGAAGCCCTCGACCTTCTGAAGGCGTGGGGCACCGGACATCCAGGCGGCATAGGCACCATCCACGCAGGATCCGGGATCGGCGCTCTGCGCCGTCTCGAGCAACTCATCCAGGAAGCTGTCGTCACCGTCCCGCGCGCTTTGATAGCCGAGACCATACACGTTGTCGCCGTTCTCTCCGGACGCGGTTCGGCGCGTCGGCTCACCGAACTCACCCGCGTCGAAGGGCTTGGCCCCGACGGCGACTATCGCACCTCCCAAGCCACCTTGCACACCACAGGAGACCATTCATGA
- a CDS encoding TrbC/VirB2 family protein, translated as MIPAYRQGTAAATTLVLLMIAPAAHAAGSSMPWEQPLEKILQSIEGPVSKIIAVIIIIVTGLTLAFGDSSGGFRRLIQIVFGLSIAFAASSFFLSFFSFAGGALI; from the coding sequence ATGATCCCCGCTTACCGCCAAGGCACTGCCGCAGCCACGACGCTTGTTCTTCTCATGATCGCCCCTGCGGCCCATGCGGCCGGCTCTTCGATGCCTTGGGAGCAGCCGTTGGAGAAAATCCTTCAGTCGATCGAGGGACCAGTCTCCAAGATCATTGCCGTCATCATCATCATCGTGACAGGCCTGACGCTTGCATTTGGCGATAGTTCGGGCGGCTTCCGGCGGCTCATCCAGATCGTCTTTGGCCTGTCGATCGCCTTTGCGGCGTCGAGCTTCTTCCTCTCGTTCTTCTCATTTGCGGGCGGGGCGCTCATCTGA
- a CDS encoding VirB3 family type IV secretion system protein, translating into MLTAFESLDAVPGFVVPVHRALTEHILLGGAPRSIAILNGTLASAVGLGLRLWLLGLLIWALGHLVAVWAARRDPLFVEVVRRHLRMPGHLSV; encoded by the coding sequence ATGTTGACCGCTTTCGAAAGTCTCGACGCGGTGCCGGGCTTCGTGGTCCCGGTCCACAGGGCGCTGACCGAGCACATCCTGCTCGGTGGCGCACCGCGTTCCATCGCGATCCTCAACGGCACGCTCGCCAGTGCGGTCGGCCTCGGGCTGCGACTTTGGCTGCTCGGTCTCCTTATCTGGGCTCTCGGGCATCTCGTCGCGGTGTGGGCCGCCAGACGCGATCCGCTTTTCGTCGAAGTCGTTCGCCGGCATCTGCGCATGCCCGGTCATCTGTCGGTTTGA
- the trbE gene encoding conjugal transfer protein TrbE, which yields MMNLAEFRHTASRLADYLPWAGLVAPGVVLNKDGSFQRTARFRGPDLESAVAAELVAVASRINSALRRLGSGWGIFVEAQRHEASNYPESQFPDPASDLLDAERKADFEEEGVHFISSYFLSFLYLPPADEAARTEGWLYEGRERSSVDPGEMLRAFVERTERVLSLLDGFMPECRWLDDGETLTYLHSTVSTKRHRVRVPETPIYLDALLADQPLIGGLEPRLGDQHLRILTVVGFPTATMPGLVDDLNRLAFPYRWTTRAILLDKVDAGKLLTRIRRQWFAKRKSVAAILKEVMTNEASALVDTDAANKAADADVALQELGADVSGMAYVTATVTVWDADPRLAQEKLRLVEKVIQGRDFTVMNETVNAVDAWLGSLPGHAYANVRQPPISTLNLAHMIPLSAVWAGPERDEHFGSPPLLYGKTEGSTPFRLSLHVGDVGHTLVVGPTGAGKSVLLAVMALQFRRYPRAQVFAFDFGGSIRAAVLAMGGDWHDLGGGLTDGAQASVSLQPLARINDTYERAWAADWLTAILAREGIPITPDAKEHIWTALTSLASAPVEERTITGLSVLLQASDLKQALRPYCVGGPYGRLLDAEAEHLGASSVQVFEIEGLVGTGAAPAVLSYLFHRIGDRLDGRPTLLIIDEGWLALDDEGFAGQLREWLKTLRKKNASVIFATQSLSDIDNSAVAPAIIESCPTRLLLPNERAIEPQITAIYRRFGLNDRQIEILARATPKRHYYCQSRRGNRLFELGLSEIGLALCAASSKTDQALIDSVLAEHGRDGFLAAWLRARNVGWAADLVPGLTHTQPIPNPQAEKEPR from the coding sequence ATGATGAACCTTGCCGAATTTCGCCATACCGCCAGCCGCCTTGCCGACTATCTGCCTTGGGCCGGGCTGGTCGCGCCAGGCGTCGTGCTGAACAAGGATGGCAGCTTTCAGCGCACCGCAAGATTTCGCGGACCCGACCTCGAGTCCGCCGTAGCCGCCGAACTGGTGGCTGTCGCCTCACGCATCAACAGCGCCTTGCGCCGCCTCGGCTCGGGGTGGGGAATCTTCGTCGAGGCGCAGCGGCATGAGGCGTCGAACTATCCCGAGAGTCAGTTTCCCGATCCGGCCTCCGACCTGCTCGACGCGGAGCGCAAGGCAGACTTCGAGGAGGAGGGGGTTCATTTCATTTCGAGCTACTTCCTCAGCTTCCTCTATCTGCCGCCGGCCGACGAGGCCGCTCGCACGGAGGGATGGCTCTACGAGGGGCGCGAACGGTCCAGCGTCGATCCCGGTGAAATGCTGCGCGCCTTCGTCGAGCGCACCGAACGCGTGCTCTCCCTGCTCGATGGCTTCATGCCGGAATGCCGATGGCTCGATGACGGTGAGACGCTCACATACCTGCATTCCACCGTTTCGACCAAGCGCCATCGCGTTCGCGTTCCCGAGACGCCGATCTATCTCGATGCGCTGCTGGCCGACCAGCCACTCATCGGCGGACTCGAGCCGCGCCTTGGCGACCAGCATCTTCGTATCCTCACAGTCGTGGGCTTTCCGACCGCGACGATGCCAGGCCTGGTCGATGATCTCAACCGGCTCGCCTTTCCCTACCGTTGGACGACGCGCGCGATCCTGCTCGACAAAGTCGATGCCGGCAAGCTGCTGACAAGAATCCGGCGGCAATGGTTTGCTAAACGCAAGAGCGTCGCCGCTATCCTGAAGGAAGTCATGACCAACGAGGCGTCGGCGCTCGTCGACACCGACGCCGCCAACAAGGCGGCCGACGCCGATGTGGCATTGCAGGAACTCGGCGCCGACGTGTCGGGCATGGCCTATGTCACGGCGACCGTTACGGTCTGGGACGCCGACCCGCGCCTGGCGCAAGAGAAACTGCGACTCGTCGAGAAAGTCATCCAGGGTCGCGACTTCACCGTCATGAACGAAACGGTCAACGCAGTCGACGCCTGGTTGGGCTCATTGCCCGGACATGCCTATGCCAACGTCCGGCAGCCACCAATCTCGACGCTCAATCTCGCCCACATGATTCCCCTCTCTGCCGTGTGGGCGGGGCCGGAACGGGACGAGCATTTCGGTAGCCCCCCCTTGCTTTATGGCAAGACCGAAGGCTCGACCCCGTTCCGGTTGTCGCTGCATGTCGGCGATGTCGGCCACACGCTGGTGGTCGGCCCGACAGGCGCCGGGAAGTCGGTTCTGCTTGCAGTGATGGCCCTGCAGTTCCGCCGCTATCCACGCGCCCAGGTTTTCGCCTTCGACTTCGGTGGTTCGATCCGTGCCGCGGTCCTTGCCATGGGCGGGGACTGGCACGATCTTGGGGGCGGGCTCACCGATGGCGCGCAAGCATCTGTATCGCTTCAACCTCTCGCCCGGATCAACGATACCTACGAGCGCGCGTGGGCAGCCGATTGGCTGACGGCTATCCTCGCGCGCGAAGGCATCCCAATCACCCCGGACGCCAAGGAGCATATCTGGACCGCGCTGACGTCGCTCGCCTCGGCACCGGTCGAGGAGCGCACCATCACCGGCCTGAGTGTGCTGTTGCAGGCGAGCGACCTGAAGCAGGCTCTGCGGCCTTACTGCGTCGGCGGCCCCTATGGTCGGTTGCTCGATGCGGAAGCCGAGCACCTCGGCGCCTCATCGGTGCAGGTCTTCGAAATCGAGGGCCTCGTTGGAACCGGAGCAGCACCCGCCGTGCTGTCTTACCTGTTTCATCGGATTGGCGACCGGCTCGATGGGCGACCGACATTGCTGATCATCGATGAGGGCTGGCTCGCCCTTGACGACGAAGGTTTCGCCGGCCAACTCCGCGAATGGCTGAAAACGCTGCGCAAGAAGAACGCCAGCGTGATTTTCGCCACCCAGTCGCTGTCCGATATCGACAATTCGGCCGTCGCACCAGCAATCATCGAGAGCTGCCCGACCCGGCTGCTTTTGCCGAACGAGCGTGCGATCGAACCGCAGATCACAGCCATCTATCGCCGGTTTGGTCTCAACGACCGCCAGATCGAGATCCTGGCGCGAGCAACCCCCAAACGCCACTACTACTGCCAATCGCGGCGCGGCAACCGGCTGTTTGAACTTGGCCTGTCCGAGATTGGCCTCGCCCTCTGCGCCGCATCGTCCAAGACGGACCAGGCTCTTATCGACAGCGTGCTCGCTGAGCACGGCCGCGACGGCTTTCTCGCCGCCTGGCTGCGAGCGCGCAACGTTGGCTGGGCCGCCGACCTGGTTCCAGGCCTGACCCACACCCAACCCATTCCCAACCCACAAGCTGAAAAGGAGCCTCGATAA
- the trbJ gene encoding P-type conjugative transfer protein TrbJ: MSTPKTRRHALVLAVALLAPPIAILPLVTPAHALIVFDPSNYAQNVLTAARSLQQVTNQITSLQNQAQMLINQARNLASLPFSSLQQLQQSVQRTQQLLNQARNIAFDVQQVDKIFQQQYGDISLSTSDRQLVADARSRWQNTVGGLQDAMRVQAGVVGNIETNRSQMSALVGASQSATGALQATQAGNQLLALQAQQLADLTAVMAANGRAQALSEAERAAAAEQGREQRRRFLTPGSGYQPSTARMFNQ, encoded by the coding sequence ATGAGCACCCCGAAAACCCGCAGACACGCGCTTGTGCTGGCCGTGGCGCTACTCGCCCCGCCAATCGCGATACTGCCCCTGGTTACGCCGGCGCACGCGCTCATCGTCTTCGATCCGTCGAACTATGCGCAGAACGTTCTGACCGCGGCGAGATCGCTCCAGCAGGTCACCAACCAGATCACGTCGCTTCAGAACCAGGCCCAGATGCTGATCAACCAGGCCCGCAATCTCGCGAGCCTGCCGTTCTCCTCTCTGCAGCAATTGCAGCAATCGGTGCAGCGTACGCAACAGCTCCTCAACCAGGCGCGGAACATCGCTTTCGACGTTCAGCAGGTCGACAAGATCTTCCAGCAGCAATATGGCGACATCTCTCTCTCCACGTCCGATCGGCAGCTTGTCGCTGATGCGCGCTCGCGCTGGCAGAACACGGTTGGCGGCCTTCAGGATGCCATGCGTGTGCAGGCGGGCGTCGTCGGAAACATCGAGACGAACCGCTCGCAAATGTCGGCGCTGGTCGGCGCCAGCCAATCGGCCACGGGAGCGCTCCAGGCAACACAGGCAGGCAACCAGTTGCTTGCGTTGCAGGCGCAGCAACTCGCCGACCTCACCGCGGTCATGGCCGCGAACGGCCGTGCGCAGGCGCTGAGCGAAGCCGAACGTGCAGCCGCGGCCGAACAGGGCCGCGAGCAGCGCCGCCGGTTCCTGACCCCGGGCTCCGGCTATCAGCCCAGCACCGCCAGGATGTTCAACCAGTGA
- the trbK-alt gene encoding putative entry exclusion protein TrbK-alt, translated as MDGGMLARMVAVIFVAVAVTAAALELTGKKGRPADAAPLSSTSAPNPLREGLRRCQILGEAALRDQECSRLWAEQRDRFLGFETPFTTFAEPGASPDGIRQGAR; from the coding sequence ATGGATGGCGGGATGCTCGCTCGCATGGTTGCCGTCATTTTCGTCGCCGTCGCCGTCACCGCGGCTGCGCTCGAGTTGACCGGGAAGAAGGGGAGGCCGGCCGACGCGGCTCCGTTGTCGTCGACTTCGGCACCGAACCCCCTGCGTGAGGGTCTTCGCCGCTGTCAGATCCTCGGCGAGGCCGCGCTGCGCGACCAGGAGTGTTCGCGCTTGTGGGCCGAACAGCGAGATCGTTTCCTTGGATTCGAGACGCCGTTCACGACCTTCGCGGAGCCGGGCGCCTCGCCAGATGGGATCAGGCAGGGGGCTCGATAG
- the trbL gene encoding P-type conjugative transfer protein TrbL, producing the protein MGDTGLIDQFLGTFTRYIDSGFGLLGGEVAFVATTLIVIDVTLAALFWSWGADDDILARLVKKTLFVGVFAYLISNWNNLARIIFESFSGLGLKASGTGFTVQDLLRPGKVAQTGLDAGRPLLEAISGLMGYVSFFENFIQIACLLFAWALVLLAFFILAVQLFVTLVEFKLSTLAGFVLIPFGLFGKTAFMAERVLGNVISSGIKVLVLAVVIGIGSTLFSEFTRGFGGESPTIDQAMAIVLAALSLLGLGIFGPGIANGLVSGGPQLGAGAAVGTGLAAGGMALVAGGAAGLATRSGAAAFSGAASAARGGSFLAGGASAAYTLGSAGQTGGAGITAGVSGVASAGVSAMASPLKRAATRASQSMKSSLISGTNVAVAATGGSSSLGTLGGGATPNGPSSGRVGETGSPAQGPPDWARRMQRSRRLSHGIQTTAHAVRAGEAHGSGTSISLSEGK; encoded by the coding sequence ATGGGCGACACCGGCCTCATCGACCAGTTCCTCGGGACTTTCACTCGATACATCGACAGCGGCTTCGGCCTGCTCGGCGGCGAAGTCGCCTTCGTCGCCACAACACTGATCGTCATTGACGTGACGCTCGCGGCACTGTTCTGGAGTTGGGGCGCGGACGACGACATCCTTGCACGGCTTGTCAAGAAGACGCTGTTCGTCGGCGTCTTCGCCTATCTGATTTCCAACTGGAACAACCTTGCCCGCATCATCTTTGAAAGCTTCTCCGGGCTTGGGCTGAAGGCGAGCGGTACCGGCTTTACGGTTCAGGACCTGCTGCGGCCAGGCAAGGTGGCGCAGACCGGGCTTGACGCGGGACGGCCGTTGCTCGAGGCCATCTCCGGGCTGATGGGCTACGTGTCCTTCTTCGAAAACTTCATCCAGATCGCTTGCCTGCTTTTCGCCTGGGCCCTCGTCCTGCTTGCCTTCTTCATTCTGGCGGTCCAGCTGTTCGTCACGCTCGTTGAATTCAAGCTCTCGACGCTGGCCGGCTTCGTCCTGATCCCCTTCGGCCTTTTCGGCAAGACCGCCTTCATGGCCGAACGCGTGCTTGGCAACGTCATCTCCTCCGGCATCAAAGTGCTCGTCCTTGCCGTGGTCATCGGCATCGGCTCTACGCTTTTCAGTGAGTTTACCCGTGGCTTTGGCGGCGAAAGCCCCACCATCGACCAGGCAATGGCGATCGTGCTGGCGGCCTTGTCACTGCTCGGTCTCGGGATCTTCGGCCCCGGCATTGCCAACGGTCTCGTCTCCGGCGGACCACAACTCGGAGCCGGTGCTGCTGTCGGTACGGGCCTCGCGGCTGGCGGCATGGCGCTCGTCGCCGGCGGCGCCGCGGGCCTTGCGACGCGGAGCGGAGCAGCAGCTTTCTCGGGTGCGGCTTCCGCCGCGCGTGGCGGCTCGTTCCTGGCCGGGGGCGCCTCGGCTGCCTATACGCTGGGCTCGGCCGGCCAAACTGGCGGCGCTGGTATCACCGCCGGGGTGAGCGGTGTTGCAAGCGCTGGCGTCTCCGCCATGGCCTCACCGCTCAAACGCGCCGCCACCCGCGCCAGCCAGTCGATGAAGTCTAGCCTGATTTCCGGCACAAACGTCGCCGTCGCGGCGACAGGTGGATCGTCGAGCCTCGGAACGCTGGGAGGCGGGGCCACACCCAATGGACCGTCGTCCGGCCGCGTCGGCGAAACCGGCAGCCCGGCACAAGGGCCGCCCGACTGGGCCAGACGCATGCAACGGTCCCGGCGCTTGTCCCATGGCATCCAGACCACGGCCCATGCCGTGCGCGCCGGAGAGGCCCACGGCAGCGGAACTTCCATCTCTCTCTCCGAAGGCAAGTGA